Proteins from one Parasteatoda tepidariorum isolate YZ-2023 chromosome 4, CAS_Ptep_4.0, whole genome shotgun sequence genomic window:
- the LOC107456727 gene encoding uncharacterized protein isoform X3, with protein MTMETTKTLRNFDPDTINRLLMSMGHLKFSLRSLASEGVVCSEDAVLTTEECESFPCDVPIESNKILEKAISEIASTPENSDAKCAKIPNNKTSIENLQIVRDKLRKELKNIRLYHQSILSEKLEEKNNLTS; from the exons ATGACA ATGGAGACTACTAAAACACTTAGAAATTTTGATCCAGACACAATAAATAGATTATTGATGTCTATGGGTCATTTAAAGTTCTCTCTACGGTCTCTTGCTTCAGAAGGTGTCGTTTGTTCAGAAGATGCAGTGTTGACTACTgag GAATGTGAAAGTTTTCCTTGTGATGTCCCTATAGAATCCAATAAGATCTTGGAGAAAGCAATATCTGAAATAGCTTCAACACCGGAAAATAGTGATGCCAAATGTGCCAAGATTcccaataataaaacttctatTGAAAATCTACAAATTGTTCGAGATAAATTACGTaaagaactgaaaaatattcGTTTGTATCATCAATCTATTCTTTCTGAAAAACTTGaggaaaagaataatttaactaGTTGA
- the LOC107456727 gene encoding uncharacterized protein isoform X1: MTNSVQNVEALLFHLLRFLTSLVLVYCCFVVELQYLMAKSINIAKDRSFVGKMETTKTLRNFDPDTINRLLMSMGHLKFSLRSLASEGVVCSEDAVLTTEECESFPCDVPIESNKILEKAISEIASTPENSDAKCAKIPNNKTSIENLQIVRDKLRKELKNIRLYHQSILSEKLEEKNNLTS; encoded by the exons ATGACTAACTCCGTTCAAAACGTAGAAGCACTACTGTTTCACCTCCTGCGCTTCCTGACTTCTTTGGTTTTGGTTTACTGTTGTTTTGTTGTTGAACTCCAATACTTGATGGccaaaagtataaatattgcAAAGGATCGAAGTTTCGTTGGCAAG ATGGAGACTACTAAAACACTTAGAAATTTTGATCCAGACACAATAAATAGATTATTGATGTCTATGGGTCATTTAAAGTTCTCTCTACGGTCTCTTGCTTCAGAAGGTGTCGTTTGTTCAGAAGATGCAGTGTTGACTACTgag GAATGTGAAAGTTTTCCTTGTGATGTCCCTATAGAATCCAATAAGATCTTGGAGAAAGCAATATCTGAAATAGCTTCAACACCGGAAAATAGTGATGCCAAATGTGCCAAGATTcccaataataaaacttctatTGAAAATCTACAAATTGTTCGAGATAAATTACGTaaagaactgaaaaatattcGTTTGTATCATCAATCTATTCTTTCTGAAAAACTTGaggaaaagaataatttaactaGTTGA
- the LOC107456727 gene encoding uncharacterized protein isoform X2: MTNSVQNVEALLFHLLRFLTSLVLVYCCFVVELQYLMAKSINIAKDRSFVGKMETTKTLRNFDPDTINRLLMSMGHLKFSLRSLASEGVCSEDAVLATEECESFPCDVPIESNKILEKAISEIASTPENSDAKCAKIPNNKTSIENLQIVRDKLRKELKNIRLYHQSILSEKLEEKNNLTS, translated from the exons ATGACTAACTCCGTTCAAAACGTAGAAGCACTACTGTTTCACCTCCTGCGCTTCCTGACTTCTTTGGTTTTGGTTTACTGTTGTTTTGTTGTTGAACTCCAATACTTGATGGccaaaagtataaatattgcAAAGGATCGAAGTTTCGTTGGCAAG ATGGAGACTACTAAAACACTTAGAAATTTTGATCCAGACACAATAAATAGATTATTGATGTCTATGGGTCATTTGAAGTTCTCCCTACGGTCTCTTGCTTCAGAAGGTGTCTGTTCAGAAGATGCAGTGTTGGCTACTgag GAATGTGAAAGTTTTCCTTGTGATGTCCCTATAGAATCCAATAAGATCTTGGAGAAAGCAATATCTGAAATAGCTTCAACACCGGAAAATAGTGATGCCAAATGTGCCAAGATTcccaataataaaacttctatTGAAAATCTACAAATTGTTCGAGATAAATTACGTaaagaactgaaaaatattcGTTTGTATCATCAATCTATTCTTTCTGAAAAACTTGaggaaaagaataatttaactaGTTGA
- the LOC107456727 gene encoding uncharacterized protein isoform X4: MTMETTKTLRNFDPDTINRLLMSMGHLKFSLRSLASEGVCSEDAVLATEECESFPCDVPIESNKILEKAISEIASTPENSDAKCAKIPNNKTSIENLQIVRDKLRKELKNIRLYHQSILSEKLEEKNNLTS; this comes from the exons ATGACA ATGGAGACTACTAAAACACTTAGAAATTTTGATCCAGACACAATAAATAGATTATTGATGTCTATGGGTCATTTGAAGTTCTCCCTACGGTCTCTTGCTTCAGAAGGTGTCTGTTCAGAAGATGCAGTGTTGGCTACTgag GAATGTGAAAGTTTTCCTTGTGATGTCCCTATAGAATCCAATAAGATCTTGGAGAAAGCAATATCTGAAATAGCTTCAACACCGGAAAATAGTGATGCCAAATGTGCCAAGATTcccaataataaaacttctatTGAAAATCTACAAATTGTTCGAGATAAATTACGTaaagaactgaaaaatattcGTTTGTATCATCAATCTATTCTTTCTGAAAAACTTGaggaaaagaataatttaactaGTTGA